The genomic segment GTGAAACGGCTATCGCCGTCCTTTGGCCGCGCTGTGCGTTTCAATCCGAGAAATATAAGCCTATTGATAAGTGCAAAACTTATACATTCTTATATTTCAAGTGTAAGGGAGAAATAGGCCATATGGATAGAGGTTGGATTACGGTCATTATTGGCCCAATGTTCTCGGAAAAATCCGGCGAGCTCATACGGCGCTGTCATAAATTGCTGCAATATGGCCGCAAAAAAGTAAGAGCGTATAAGCCTGCGGAAGATAACCGGTTCGGCAGCGAGGAAATTGTAAGCCGCATTGGCTACCGGCTGCCAGCCTTCAACATTCCGAAGGAGCTTACGCCCGAGATGGCAGAGCGCATATTGCAGGATACGAAGCAGGCCGACGTCGTCGCTTTCGACGAGGTGCAGTTTTTCTCCAAAACGATCATCCCTCTTGTAGAGGAGCTTGCCTATAACGGCAAACAGGTCATTGTAGACGGCCTTAACATGGATTACCGCGGCAAAGCCTTCGGCTATATCGGCGGGCTGCTGGCCATTGCAGACGAAATTGTAAAGCTGACTTCCTTCTGCGCAGTATGCGGCGATGCAAACGCAGCGTTCACGCAGCGCGTCATTAACGGCCAGCCAGCGACGCTGGGGCCGGTCATTTTAATCGGCGATACGGAGAGCTACGAGCCCCGCTGCCGCCATTGCTTCGTCCCTCCGCATAAAGCGGTGGAAGAAGCGAGCGAAGAGCATACAGACGCTGCTGCGAAGCTCTGATTGCAGCGCAACATACTGTAGCGAAAATGCGACAGCAACTCCCAGGGAACTGTAATATGAGCACAAAAAGGCTTGCACGGCCGCTCTGCTCCTGTTGAGCATGACGGCCGCGCAAGCCTTTTGGCGTTCCAGCAGAACGCCGCAATATCATTTTACCGCTGCAAAAAAAAGCCGCTCGGAGTGCTCGCCTTGGGGCTGCAGCTTGAAATCGGCAAAACGCTCGACCTTGCTGAATCCGGCTGCGTGCAATTGCTCCGCTATCCAGTCCGCCTCATAAGCCCGCTGCACATGCATTTCTTCAAAGCGGCGAAACCGCTCGCCGCCTTCATGCGCAAAAATCGTCAAATGATGCTCAATTTCGCAGCGCTCCTCATCCAGCTCGCATGTCCAAATGTAGGCCGCCCCGTCCTCGTCCAGCACGAATGGCTGCTCCTCCGCATAACGAATGAGCTGTGCTTTCGGATGCACATCGAACAGAAACACGCCGCCAAGGCGAAGCGCCGCATATACCGCCTCGAAAGCGGCGATTACATCCGCTTCCTCCGTCAAGTAATTGACGCAGTCGCAGAACGATATAACCGCGTCCACAGGCGCGCCCAGCTCCAATTCCCTCATATCCTGCTGCAGCCAGGTTGCTGAGCCTGCACGTGCGCCTTGGACGGCAGATAGCGCCTCATCCCAT from the Paenibacillus sp. BIHB 4019 genome contains:
- a CDS encoding thymidine kinase — translated: MDRGWITVIIGPMFSEKSGELIRRCHKLLQYGRKKVRAYKPAEDNRFGSEEIVSRIGYRLPAFNIPKELTPEMAERILQDTKQADVVAFDEVQFFSKTIIPLVEELAYNGKQVIVDGLNMDYRGKAFGYIGGLLAIADEIVKLTSFCAVCGDANAAFTQRVINGQPATLGPVILIGDTESYEPRCRHCFVPPHKAVEEASEEHTDAAAKL
- a CDS encoding class I SAM-dependent methyltransferase, with product MESYGEFAAVYDELMSDMPYEDWLWFTEQCWERYGKPSVIADLGCGTGSIAIPLALAGMQVYGIDLSEDMLTVARSKWDEALSAVQGARAGSATWLQQDMRELELGAPVDAVISFCDCVNYLTEEADVIAAFEAVYAALRLGGVFLFDVHPKAQLIRYAEEQPFVLDEDGAAYIWTCELDEERCEIEHHLTIFAHEGGERFRRFEEMHVQRAYEADWIAEQLHAAGFSKVERFADFKLQPQGEHSERLFFAAVK